The Populus trichocarpa isolate Nisqually-1 chromosome 2, P.trichocarpa_v4.1, whole genome shotgun sequence genome has a window encoding:
- the LOC18111316 gene encoding BTB/POZ domain-containing protein At1g03010, whose protein sequence is MGVVTVGELKPSISGKRAFRPSSSIRHATEWPISDVSSDLTIEVGASNFALHKFPLVSRSGRIRKLLLEAKDSKISRINIPAVPGGPEGFELAAKFCYGVNFEITQSNVAMLCCTARFLEMTEDLAEKNLEARAEAYLKEMVLPNISISISVLHRCETLLPISEEINLVNRLINAIANNACKEQLTSGLLKLDHNYPAKTMPLMEPETPSDWWGKSLAMLNLDFFQRVLTAVKSKGLKQDMISKILINYAHNSLQGLVVRDPHLVKGSLLDLESQKKQRVIVEAIVSLLPTQSRKCPVPMVFLSSLLKTTIASSATTSCRSDLERRIGLQLDQAILEDILIPANSHGNNHCAMYDTDSVLRIFSIFLNLDEDEDEDNNLRDESEMVYDFDSPGSPKQSSILKVSKLLDNFLAEVALDPNLLPSKFIALAELLPDHARTVSDGLYRAVDIFLKVHPNIKDSERSRLCKTIDCQKLSQEACSHAAQDERLPVQMAVQVLYFEQIRLRNAMNGGHNQFFFGALNGQFPQRSGSGAGSGAISPRDNYASVRRENRELKLEVARMRMRMTDLEKDHVSMKQELVRSHPANKFFKSFTKKLSKLNALFRINGLKPIGGKANSETRLLFQKRRRHSVS, encoded by the exons ATGGGTGTGGTTACAGTAGGTGAATTGAAGCCAAGTATATCAGGGAAGAGAGCATTTCGTCCAAGCTCAAGTATAAGGCATGCTACTGAATG GCCAATTTCGGATGTTTCTAGTGATCTTACAATCGAAGTAGGAGCATCAAACTTTGCACTTCACAAG TTTCCTCTAGTTTCTCGAAGTGGAAGAATTCGTAAACTGTTGCTGGAAGCGAAAGATTCAAAGATCTCACGCATAAATATCCCTGCTGTACCGGGTGGACCAGAGGGTTTCGAGCTTGCTGCAAAGTTCTGCTATGGAGTAAATTTCGAGATTACACAATCAAATGTTGCTATGTTATGTTGCACAGCCCGTTTTCTGGAAATGACAGAAGATCTTGCAGAGAAGAACTTGGAAGCCCGGGCTGAAGCGTATCTAAAGGAGATGGTGCTTCCAAAcatatcaatttcaatttcagttCTTCACCGATGTGAAACTTTATTGCCCATCTCGGAAGAGATCAATCTGGTCAATAGGCTTATCAATGCAATTGCAAACAATGCATGCAAAGAGCAACTGACCTCTGGCTTGTTAAAGCTTGACCACAACTACCCCGCAAAAACTATGCCACTTATGGAACCAGAAACACCATCAGACTGGTGGGGAAAATCACTCGCAATGCTGAATCTTGATTTCTTCCAAAGAGTATTAACCGCAGTTAAATCAAAGGGTCTAAAACAGGATATGATTAgcaaaattttgataaattatgcCCATAATTCTCTTCAAGGACTTGTTGTCAGGGACCCTCATTTGGTTAAAGGAAGTCTCTTGGACTTGGAGTCGCAGAAGAAACAAAGAGTCATCGTCGAGGCAATAGTTAGTTTACTACCAACCCAATCAAGAAAGTGTCCAGTTCCAATGGTTTTTCTTTCAAGCTTATTAAAAACTACTATAGCGTCATCAGCAACTACTTCTTGCAGATCTGATTTGGAGAGGAGGATTGGTCTTCAACTTGATCAGGCAATTCTTGAGGACATCCTAATACCAGCAAATTCACATGGAAACAACCACTGCGCCATGTATGATACTGATTCGGTCTTGAGGATCTTCTCTATCTTTCTAAACCtggatgaggatgaggatgaagaTAACAACTTGCGGGATGAGAGTGAGATGGTTTATGATTTTGACAGCCCCGGTTCTCCTAAACAGAGCTCAATTCTAAAGGTATCAAAATTACTGGACAATTTTCTTGCAGAAGTTGCGCTAGACCCAAACTTACTGCCATCAAAGTTTATAGCACTGGCAGAACTACTTCCAGACCATGCTCGTACAGTTAGCGATGGATTGTACAGAGCTGTGGATATCTTCCTCAAA GTTCACCCAAACATTAAAGATTCAGAACGCTCCCGACTCTGCAAGACCATCGATTGCCAGAAATTATCTCAAGAAGCCTGCAGCCATGCTGCACAAGATGAAAGGTTGCCAGTACAGATGGCAGTCCAAGTGCTATACTTTGAACAGATCAGGCTCCGAAATGCAATGAATGGGGGACACAACCAGTTCTTCTTCGGTGCATTAAACGGTCAATTCCCTCAACGTTCAGGCAGTGGCGCAGGAAGTGGGGCCATTTCTCCAAGAGATAATTATGCATCGGTTAGAAGAGAGAATCGAGAGCTGAAGCTTGAAGTAGCAAGAATGAGAATGAGGATGACTGACCTTGAAAAGGATCATGTGTCCATGAAACAGGAGCTGGTAAGGTCTCATCCTGCAAATAAGTTCTTCAAATCATTCACCAAAAAATTAAGCAAGCTTAACGCCCTGTTCCGAATCAACGGACTCAAACCCATAGGGGGGAAGGCTAATTCAGAAACAAGGCTCTTATTTCAGAAGAGAAGACGTCACTCGGTTTCATGA